The Synechococcus sp. BL107 nucleotide sequence CCTTCAAGAGCCTGTGGACCGAGGCTTGAGAAGCCAAACCGGGTGACCATTTCTCGGGAGAGTTGGGCCACCATTTGTAAATCGCCACTGGCCCCCTGAGTGACTTCCAACGGCCCGAACACCACCTGTTCTGCCGCTCGGCCGCCAAGGGCGACCACCAAGTCCGCCATACACGACGATCGGGTCACTAAACCCGAATCCAATTGCTCTTCATCGGGCATGAACCTGGTGTAACCACCGGCCCCTCCACGGGGGAGGAGGGTCACTTTATCGACGTCATTTGCGGCGGGGAGAAGCGTTGCCACCAGGGCATGGCCAATCTCGTGGTAAGCGATCAATCGCTTTTTAGCGCTGTCTTGCAAGGGACGATTACTCAATCCCATGGTGATGCGTTCCAGAGCACCTTCCAGGTGGCTGTCATCAATTTCAGTTTTGTTCTGACGGGCGGCCAAAATGGCCGCTTCGTTCAGCAAATTGGCTAGGTCGGCACCTGAAAAGCCAGGAGTTCGACTCGCCCATTGCTCCAAGTTGACGGCGAGAGCAAGGGGGCGACTCCTAGCGTGAACAGCGAGAATGGCTGCGCGGCCTCGTCGATCAGGAAGGCCCACATCAATCCGTCGATCAAACCGACCTGGCCGCGTTAGAGCTGCATCCAGTACATCGGCCCGGTTGGTTGCCGCTAAAAGGATGACCCCGGAGTTTTCCTCGAAGCCATCCATCTCAGTAAGCAGTTGGTTCAGGGTTTGTTCGCGTTCGTCGTTCCCGCCACCGATCCCGGCTCCCCGTTGTCGACCAACGGCGTCGATTTCATCAATAAAAACAATGCATGGGGCTTTCTCTTTGGCCTGACGGAATAAATCTCGAACCCGGCTGGCGCCGACCCCCACAAACATTTCGACAAACTCCGAAGCCGCCATTGAGAAAAACGGAACCCCCGCCTCGCCGGCAATGGCTTTGGCCAATAACGTTTTGCCCGTGCCCGGTGGGCCAACCAACAACACGCCACGGGGAATCTTTGCGCCGAGCCGGATAAATGTTTCTGGTTGCTTGAGAAAGGTCACCACTTCCTCTAACTCTTGACGCGCATCATTGATGCCTTCCACATCTTCGAAACGAACTTGCAAGTCTTCCTGTGGTTTTAAGCGTGGCTTGCTGCGGCCGAACCCAAGTGCGCGGTTGGCCATTTGTGCTGAACGACGCAGCAATAACGACAATCCGATCACTACAAGAAGCACCACAAATAAGGTGCCGGCGAGATCTCTATTCGCCTGTTCTCGCCGGCCATCCACCACGGTTAAGGGGGTATCAGAGCTTTCAGCGGCCCGCAGAATACGGTCATCATTTGGGAAAATCGGGACGCTCACCTTGCGTCCGTCGTCGTACAAAACTCGAACCTCCCGTTGAGCTGGGACAAGATCCAATTGCTTAATTTTTTTGTTGTCGATATCCCTGATCAACGTCGAATAGCTGACGCCTTCCTCTTTCTTCCACAATTTTTGGAAGAACGGTTCTGCCACCTGCTGGTTCGCGGGTGAATTCGTTGACTGCTTCGAACCTGGAGCCACAACAACACAATGCTGAAATGAGCCTAGCTATTTGACGCAAGGCCTCTTCAAGCGAGAGAATGTTTTTTTGACGATCTCTCAGCCGCGATGGCCGTTCCGAAGAAGAAAACATCGAAGGCCAAGCGCAATCAGCGCAGTGCCACTTGGAAAGGCAAGGCCGCCGTAGCCGCTCAGCGCGCCATGTCGATCGGTAAGTCCGTCCTGAGCGGTCGTGCTCAAGGATTTGTATACCCCGTCAGTGATACAGACGAGGCCGAGGCCTAAGAGGCACGACTGAGATGGATTCGGGTCAGATCACGACCCGGATCCACCTCGAAAACGACATCAGCAGGAATGTTTTGGATGATTTCTGAGGGAATCGCACTCAAAATCATTCTGATAAAACCATCCAATTCGCTTCCGTTTAGGGAACTTCCTCGAGTCGTCCGCATGGCATCTTCTTGTTGACGCTTCCAAAGCTGCGGCGATTGATGATCGGTGGCCCGAAGTTGCCAAAGCTGATCAAGTTCAGTCCACACCGGTTGATAGCTCCGCAAGATCTCCTCAGTTTGTTTGCGGTAGGCCAATTCACTCGCCGTGACGGGTGGTTCCAGACCCTCCTCCTTCCTTTCGGCTTCGTATCCCGCTGGGCAGCCGACAAACCAGCCTTCCAGAACAAGGAGATCGGCATGGCAAGCACGCCAGCCTGAGCGATCTCCCCGTCCGTTACGCAAGGCCTTGTCAAAACGAGGACATTGAATCGACTGCCCTTTTCGCCAAAGCTCAAGGGTGCGTTGAAGCAGTTGCAAATCATGGCTTCCAGGCAAAGCGCGAGGCACTCCCCATGGATTTCCTTTCATCGATCGCTCTAATTGGTCGGCCGGGAAATAAAAGTCGTCAATTGAAATCACCTGCAAGGACAATCCCAAATTGTGGGCAGCGGTTTCAAGCCATTGCCCCAAACTCGACTTCCCGCAACCGGGGAGTGCACTCAAGCCAATCAACTCTTTTCTGGCGGGTTGACTACGGGCCAGGCTCAAGATCGGTAGTCCGAGAGACCAGAGCCAATCAGCACTGCTGTTTGGATGCCAAGCATCAAGGCCAAGATTGATGGATGGGCTGATCCAAGACCGTCTCCACTGATCGGGGTCGTCGATCCCAAGGAAATCGAGCAATTTGCGCTGATCTTCCCTAGGTATGAGCTGACGACCGTCAAGATCCAACTTTGAAGGCCTCCAAAACAACGGCGTAGATGAATCCCAATCTGAGGGAGTCAAGCAAGGGATATCGTCGCCGAATTAACACGAGCAACTCGCAAGCCAGTAAGGCAAAAAAGGCACTAAACGTCCGAGCTCCTGTGGCGTTATCGAGATGCACCGTGAGATTGCTTCCTATAAAGAAGCCAGTAAGTAACAACAGAATTCGAGAACTTCGTCTCCACCAGGGTCCGCCAAAACTGGCTTTGAGCTGTTGACCAGCCGTGCGTTGAAGTGCCGCTAAACGGGTGCGCTGCAGCGTGCTCATGAACCTGAGTAGAGCAACAACGACTTCATATAGTTCAGCGTCAACATGCCTTCTAGACAAGGGGGGCCTTGCTGAAGCAAGGAAGGATTGTGCTCGTCCCCAAGATGATCAAAAACAGCTGCGGCGAGATGGATTGCGCCCACAAGATCTCGATCCCAAGGGGAAGGGGTCAAAACACAGGACAAACCCGCGGCTGTTGCAGCCTTGAGCCCTGCAGCTGAATCCTCCAAGGCCACAACACAGTCGGACGGCAGGCCGCTCTGCTTGAGCGCCAACCGATAACCATCCGGATTGGGCTTGCCAGTCGCCACATCATCTGACGACACCACACCATCAAAGGCTGGCATAACTCCTTGGGCTTGATTCAACAGTGCTTGAACAGATGGACCACCACTGGAGGTCACGATCCATTGCTTGATCTGGCCGTTGTGCAATTCGTTCACAAGCCTCAAGACACCCGGCCGCCACTGCACATGGCCCTCACAAACGCGGGATAAATAATGCTCGCGTTTCACATCACGCAAACGCTTCAGTTGGTCTTGCGTGAGGTTGATCCCCTGATCCTTTGCGTAGATCGCAACACGGGGAATGCCACCGGCAATGGACAGCAGTTCGGCATACAACTCTTTGTTCCAATGAAATGGGAGGCCTAAATCACGAAAGGCCTGATTGAACGCTGGACGATGTCCCTCCATCTCCGTGTCAGCCAGGGTGCCGTCTACATCCCAGAACACAGCCCTTAGAGCAGTCATCAATCGCCAAGCCAAGGGCACAATGCAGCAATCATCCTGCTCAAGGTCAGCGCACAGTTGCCGTTAGATCCCCCGAATTGGTGCTGGTCCTTGCCAGCAGTGGTTGATCCAAACCCATTGCCGGGTCTTGAACTTCCCCTACCGCTTCGTGCCCTATTGCGCCGTCGTGGATTTCGTTCAGTCGAAGAAGCCAAACAATTCCTGATCCCAACATCACTGCCGGAGGCAGAACTTCATTTTCCCGATCTGAAAAAAGCAACGAATCGTTTGGTGAAAGCGTGTCAGAACCACGAAACCGTGGCGATCTGTGGCGACTACGACGCCGATGGAATGACGAGCACCGCGTTGCTATTGCGGGCCCTGGCTCCCTTAGGAGCTGCCCCTAGGGCAGCCATCCCCTCTCGCATGGAAGAGGGCTATGGACTCAATCCGTCCATGGTGGATCGACAGCACCGCGATGGTGTTCAAATTCTCGTCACCGTGGATAACGGGGTGGCAGCGTCGGCAGCACTTCAACGAGCCGCGGAATTGGGCATGGAAGTGATCGTGACGGACCACCACACCATTCCGGACAACCCAGCACCGATGACGGCTTTGATTCACCCGGCGACAACGCCCAACGGATCTCCCTACCGAGGTTTGGCCGGCGTTGGTTTGGCCTACGTCCTGGCGCGAGCCGTTGCTGAACAACTGAATCAACCTGCTGCTATCTGCTCAGCCCGAGACCTTTTCTGCGTTGGCACCGTCGCCGATATGGCTCCCCTGATTGGTGCCAATCGCGCTTGGTTGTTGGAGGGACTTGGTCACCTCCATCACACCGAATGCTTCGGGTTACAGGCACTTCAACGTCTTGCCGGTTTGGGTGAGAACCCAATCACAGCCGAAGACATTGGTTTTCAACTCGCCCCACGCATCAATGCGGTTGGACGCTTGGGTGAACCTCGGCTCGTTGTGGATTTATTGACAGCGTCGGAACCCTCATCAGCGATGGCCTTGGCCCGACGTTGTGATGATTTCAATCGTCAACGCCGTGATCTTTGCGATGCGATTGAGGCAGAGGCTGTTGCTTTGGTCGAAGCCGATTCATCAGATCAGTTGCCGTCGTTTCTTCTTTTAGCCCAGAGTCATTGGCACCATGGCGTGATCGGCATTGTTGCTGCTCGGCTGGTGGAGCGGTATCACCGCCCGGCTGCGCTCCTTGCCGGCGATGGCGAGGGACTGATGCGCGCCTCCGTGCGATCGCCTCGCGGGTTTGCCGTTGACCAAGCACTTAATCACTGCGCCAAGCTTTTGGAGCGCTTTGGTGGTCATCCAGCTGCAGGAGGATTTACCGTCCGAGCCGAGAATGTTCATGCCCTGCATGAACAACTGTGTGTTCAAGCGGATTCGTGGTTGACCCAACAGGGCCAGGGATTGCCCATCCAACCCGATGCTTTACTCCGATTGGATGAAGTGAATTGGGATCTCTGGAAGGCCCTGCAATCCTTGGCACCCTTTGGAATAGGCCATGAAGTGCCCTTGTTCTGGTCGCGGGGATGCAGTGTTGAGGAAAAACGTGATTTAAAGGGTGGACATCTTGCCCTGAGGTTGCGTCAAGGTGAAACCGAGCGCAGAGCGATTGCCTGGAGATGGGATCCAGCTAGCCATGTTCCAGATCACTGTGATGTGGCATATCGCGTCAGTTTGAATCGCTGGCAGGGCGAGCAGAGGCTCCAGTTGGAACTCAAGGCGATCCGTATTCACAGCGACTCAGTGATGTTGCAAAGGGGTCCTAGAAATTACGTTGCAAAGCAGATATCAAGCTCAGAATTCACCCTCACCAACAGCGACGGGCGATCATTGCAAGCCGCGATCAACGACGACAATTCACTCGTTAGCAACGATGAGCTTGCCAATGATGCAAGGGTGAGTCAGTTGCTTGAAGAGGCTGTCCTAGGCCTAGGACTACGTCCTTAACTTTGCCTTGTTCAGAGTGCTCCGCGGCGATAGAAGAGGATGAACACAACGGCCGGACCAGCAAGAGCGATGAGGGCGAGGGCAGCGAAGTTGGCGATCAGGTGGAAATCGAAGCCCATGGCAAATGCGTGCGTTCTAACGAAAAGTTTGACACCAGGCTACGGGGCATTCGGCCCGAGCCGACCACTCTTTCATTTTGACTGTGATGGCTTGTCACAGCCACACCCATGAACAAGCAATCCCCTTCATGGCACTGCATCCATCAGTGCGGAGCCTGCTGCAGGCTTTGTCCCGAAGAACGTGGTGAAGCACTCGCGGCTTTGAGCGAAAATCAACGAACCAAATACCTATCCATGGTTGGAGACGATGGATGGTGCATTCACTACGACAGCGGGGGACAACGCTGCACTATTTATTCCGATCGTCCTGATTTTTGTCGCGTTAGTGAGTTGGGAGCGTTGTTCGATGTCCCCACTGATGACATCGATTCATTCGCAATTGCTTGTTGCAGGCAACAAATCCGCGCAACCCATGGCGGGCGGAGTGGCGTAATGCGAAGGTTTAATCGTGCCCACCGAGCGAAAGGTGACAGACATGACTGAGTCAGGTGAAAAGCCCTCTGGCCGCCCTGGCTTCTTTGCTGTTTTATTCAGCACTTTCACAACTGTTTTTCTTGCCGAGCTTGGCGATAAAACACAGCTCGCCACGCTCCTTCTCTCGGCTCAATCCGGTTCGCCTGGCCTTGTTTTTCTGGGTGCAGCGCTTGCTTTGATTTGCTCAAGCCTTGTCGGTGTTTTGGTTGGGCAATGGCTTGCTAAAACCCTGCCCCCAGAACGCCTTGAATTCATGGCGGGCGTGCTCATGGTTTGCCTCGGTTTATGGCTTGGACTCCAAGCCAGCCGCTCGCTCATCGTCATCGGATCCCAGGCTTAAGCCATGGATTTTGCTCTTCTCCTCTCCACATTCGTCACCGTTTTTCTTGCGGAACTTGGTGATAAAACCCAGTTAGCAACGGTCGCGATAAGTGGCACATCCGATCGTCCACTGGCGGTGTTTCTTGGGTCGTCATCCGCTCTTGTCGTGGCGAGTCTGCTGGGAGCATTGGCGGGTGGTTCTGTCGCCACTGTGATTCCCAGTGATCTGCTGCAACTTGTCGCGTCATTTGGTTTTTTAGTGATCGGATTTCGTCTTCTGTGGCCATTACTGGCAAACCAAGCAAAGGAGCCCGACGAAACCGATCCATCGAACTCTTAAGCTGGTCTGAGGTTGGGGTTCTCTGCAGGTTTGACGGCTGCGTCAGCCGCTCCATCCTTCCCCCCGGTTCTGTTAGCCGGTTTCTTCCTCCATTTCGATGAAATTCACGGTCGCCGATCTGCTCGACCAGTTGTCCACCAACGATTCGGTTGAGACAGCTGTTATCGCAAAAATTCTGAAGCTGACAAATAAATCAGATAAGCAATCTCTGGACATCGCGATTGAAGCCCTCTCAAAAATTGGCGTTCTGACTCGCGGTGAAGGAGACGTTATCGCCCGCACGCGCAACGACGAATTTATAGATGCTCGACTTCGATGTAGCAGTAAGGGATTTTGTTTTGCGATTCGGGATGACGGCGGAGACGATATCTATGTCCGAGATCATCAACTCAATCACGCCTGGAACGGTGATCGCGTCCTTGTGAGGATTACGCGCGAGGGAGGGCGTCGTCGTTCCCCAGAAGGGGGTGTGCAATGCATTTTGGAGCGTTCCACGACGTCGCTGCTTGGACAGGTTGAACGTCGAGACGATCAATTGTTTGCCGTTCCCCTAGACGATCGGATGCTCACCACAATCCGACTGCCGAACGAAGCTGAGGAATATCTATCCAGTGAGGACCCAACTGCGGTGGTTGAGGTGCTTGTGGATCGCTATCCGATTGCTCAACATCCGGCCCTGGGTCAAGTGGTTCGTCCACTCCCACTGAATGGCGGTCCAGCCGCCGATCGCGATCTTCTGCTCACCAAAGCAGGACTTCACCAACGCCCCTCTCCCCCCCGTGGAAGTGGCAAGGTGCCTGCCGCGAAAGGTCGTATCGACCTCACAGATCAACCCGCTTTGTTGTTGAGAAGTTGGACTGATCCCAGTTCACCAGGGCTTCCAGCAGTTCATGTGGAAGCGCGCGATGGGGGTTGTCGTCTGTGGGTCCATGCTCCTGCGGTGGCAGAACGCATCTTGGGGAGCAATGCCCTCGACGTTTGGTTGAGGGAACGGATGGAAGCCCTTTGCCTAGGAGAAAATTGGCAATCCTTGCTCCAACCCTCCCTCAACACAACCACCTGCTTTCAACCTGGTGAAGTCGGCGAGGCCGTCACCGTATGCATGGATGTGTCCCATATTGGAGAACTCACGCACTGGGAGTTCAGTCTTTCAACGGTCAAGCCGGTGGCCTCCGTTGGTGTTGCACAACTCAAGGCACTCGATGAACGCAAACCCAAATCGCGAAGCATTCCCGTTGCTCTCAAGGGGATCAAGGATTATTTAGGTCAACTTGAAACGCTCCGCTTTTGTGAAAGTTGCTTGAGAAAGCATGAACAGGCTCAAGGCTTTGTTCAGTTGGACCTATGTCCACCACAATTAGAAAGCCTGGGTGATTTGCGCTGGGTAGACCCGATTGGATTGCGTCATCGCTGGATTGATGCATCTGTTTCTTCGGATCCCCAATCTCTGCTGCAGCCTCTGATTCGAGCTGCAGATCGTGCCTGGCAACTTCATCGAGAAGCACTGAATCTTCCAGGCATCACCACTCAAACAGGAGATCCAGATCCTTCAACTCTTACCGATGTGGCTAAAAGTGCGATCGCGCTTGAGTTGCCCTTGGAATTGGATGAAGAAGGGAGTCCTTCTGCTCAGGAGTTGATCGGTGTCTTCACTGATTCACCGCATCGACGGGTTCTTGAACAGCAACTCAGCCATGCTTTGCCTGCACTCAATTTTGAGGCTGTTGTCCCAACGTCTGAATCACCTGAGACAGAGCAAACTTCACCCGAAGATTCCCCCTTGGAACCTGGCAACGCGGCTGTTAAGACCGTCGAAAAGACGCCTTCCGCGCCTTGGTGTTGCCCCACGCTGAGTTATGCCCATCTGGTGAATCAGCAAATCTTGGTGTCATTGCTTCAAGACGGCAAAGATCGACCAACAGTGCGCCAGAAGGAACGATTGGTGCTTGGCCGTAAGGGTTCCGAGCAAGATCTCAACTGGGCTTTATTCACTGGAAGTCAAAACGACAAACTCAAGTCGTTGGTGAGTGATCGCTTAGTCCAACGACTGAATGGACGCCGCCGGCAAGTGCTGGAGCTTGAAAAAGACCTCTTATCCATGGTTCAGGCACGCGCTGCCCAACCTTTGGTGGGGTTGACGACCGATGGTCGCATTAGTGGAGTTCAAAGCTACGGATTCTTCGTTGAAGTTGGAGAAAGTCGTGTGGAAGGCTTGGTGCATGTCAGCTCCCTCAACGACGACTGGTATGAGTATCGATCTCGCCAAAACCGACTCGTAGGTCGGAAGAACAAACGTGTCTATCAACTGGGAGATACTGTTCAAGTTCGAGTGATCAAAGTAGATGTTTTACGCAATCAAATAGATCTGGAAGTCAATCCTGCGGATGTAGATGGTTCCCACGATGAAACCGAGACGAATCCAGCTCTATCAGTCACTATGAGTGATCAATAATCCATGCATCCTTATGTACTCGCTGTTACTGGTGCGTCTGCACAACCTTTGGCTGAACGATCCCTACAGCTTCTTTTGGAGAACGATCGGAAAGTTCATTTTGTATTGAGTCGAGGTGCTCATGAAGTTTTTCGGGCTGAGCAGGGATTGTCAATTCCCGTCGATCCGGAGCAACAAATTCCCTTTTGGAGAGAACGTTTAAAGGTTGAAAGCGGCGAACTGATCTGTCATCGATGGAATGATCAAAGTTCATCAATCGCCAGTGGGAGTTATCGAACGAAAGCGATGGTGATTGTTCCTTGCAGCATGGGAACTGTTGGACGGATTAATGCAGGTATTGCTACGGACTTAATTGAACGATGCGCCGACGTTCATCTGAAAGAACGGCGTCCCCTTGTGATTGCTCCAAGAGAAACTCCTTGGAATCTCATTCACTTACGCAACCTCACCGCCTTGGCTGAGGCCGGTGCCACCATTGCGCCGCCGACCCCTGCTTGGTACACCCAACCCAAATCGTTGAGCGACATGGTGGACTTTTTGGTCGTTCGTTTATTCGATGGCCTTGATGAAGACCTAGCTCCGCTTCAACGTTGGACAGGCCCGCTTCAATGACGCTTCTCCAGCGAATTCTGCTGATTCCAAGTTTGCTTCCCCTCGTGGTTGTTCTTGTGTTGTCGGTGCTTCATCGGGGGGAACCAACCCGTCTGCATTTATTGGGATGGTCATCTCCAGAAGTTCCCCTTGGTGTGTGGACAGCTCTTGCGGCAACGGGTGCAGCAGGTCTTGCAGCCTCGAGTTCCATCTTGATCACGACACGCAAGCAACCATTAAGACGACGGTTGCATCGGTCTTATGAGCCTGTTTCCCCATCAAATAGGCAGGAAGACTTCACTACTCCGCATATCCCCGTTCCAGCTCCGCCGCAACGAGATCTGCGTGAGCCTGCTCCAACAGTCGCCGTTGCCTATCGCGTCATCAAACGAGGAGTCCCACCCCAGCACAGCAGCCATGCAGCCGATGTGGACTCAGTTCAAAGGGTCAACGAGCCTGCCCCTCGAAGCGTTTCCGACCCACTTGCCTCAGAATCAAAACCCGAAGAAGCCTCTGAGTGGGGAGATGATCCCAATCGCGACTGGTAGACGGTCGGTGGATCTGCGTACAGTTACCGCAGAGACCATGATCCGGTGAGCGAAGCGCCAGCAAACAAACCAGCTGCCAAGCCAAAACCACCAAAACCCGAGGACAAGCCCTTCCCGGAATTCATCGACACTTTGTTTTTGCCTGCAGTCGCAAAACAGTTGTTGGAAAACGGAATTACGGCTGATCGTCTCGAGCGCATCGACGGTGATCGCCCTGTCGTTGGTGGTCGTTGCCCGATGGTGGTGGGTGATCTCCCCGGTGGTCGCCGATTTTGGCTTTGTTTTGCCAAGGAAGATATCAGTAGTGGCAAGGTGATTGCGTTGGCTGATCCCGGAAGTGAACCAACCTTATTGGAGAGTTTTTTAATCGACGAGAAACGCATGTCATTGCCGTTGCTCGTCTCCCGTCTGTTGCAGCGGTTAAATGGCCAAAAATGGCTGGGGGGTAATTAAGTCCAGAGTTACAGGCGCCCCTTTCAATGCGCTAACACGCCTACATTGGAAAGATCGCGATATCGAAGCTGATGGTCCCTCCCACCGCTGTAGCTAGTCAGACGGTAGACAGTGCTGTTGCCACCAAGGTTCCAGTCAAGGACACAATCTTGACGCCACGCTTCTACACCACAGATTTCGAGGCCATGGCGGCCATGGACCTGCGTCCTAATGAAGCAGAGTTAGAAGCTATTTGCGAAGAGTTCCGGAAAGATTACAACCGTCATCATTTTGTAAGAAATGATGAATTCGACGGAGCTGCGGACAAACTTGATCCTGAAACTCGAAAAGTTTTTGTTGAATTCCTTGAGCAAAGTTGTACCTCAGAGTTTTCGGGCTTCCTTCTCTATAAAGAGCTGAGCCGTCGGATCAAGAAAACAAATCCCCTCTTGGCTGAATGTTTTGGTCACATGGCGCGCGATGAAGCTCGCCATGCAGGATTCCTAAATAAGTCGATGAGCGATTTTGGAATGCAACTCGACCTTGGTTTCTTGACCGCCAGCAAGAATTATACTTTCTTTAAACCTAAATTTATTTTTTACGCTACATATCTTTCTGAAAAAATCGGATATTGGCGCTACATTGCTATTTTTCGTCACCTAGAAAAGAATCCTGATAGCAAGATTTTTCCGATCTTTAATTTCTTCGAAAACTGGTGCCAAGACGAAAATCGTCACGGTGATTTCTTCGATGCATTAATGAAGGCCCAACCCGACACAGTTCGTGGCCCTATCGCCAAACTTTGGTGTCGATTCTTCTTGTTGGCTGTCTTCGCAACGATGTACGTCAGGGACGTTGCTCGGAAAGAGTTCTATGAATCACTAGGGCTCGATGCACGCACCTACGACAAGATGGTGATTGAAAAAACCAACGACACGTCAGCAAGGGTGTTTCCGGTGGTTCTTGACGTCAACAACCAAAAGTTTTGGGTACGGCTTGAACGATTAGTGAATAACAATGCCGCACTTAATGCTGCTGATGCAAGTGACTCTCCAGCTCCGATCAAGGTGATCCGCAAACTCCCCTTCTGGATCGCCAATGGTGCTGAGATGGCAAAGCTCTTCTTGATGCCAGCCATCGATAGTTCTAAATATCAGCCAGCAGTGCGCTGATAACTCCGCCTTTCGTTACCTTTACTTCAATCCATTGACTGACGTTTTTTCAAATCAGTGGAGGGATCTTCTTGAGACCCTTCTGAACCGCGGAGCTAGGGCTGGATCCGACCTCGTTGAGGTATTCCTTGAACGTACGAATCATGTCGGTGTTTTAGCTGAGCAGGATCAGATCACCAGCGTGAATCCTTCATTCGCGAAGGGTGCAGGATTGCGTGTTTTTCTTGGGGGGAGAGATGGCTTTGTCAGCACAAACGACTTGAGCCAAGAAGGCTTAACCCGCGCTCTCGATCAAGCCTTGGCCATGTTGGGGCTTGAGGTGCAGTCGCTGTCGAGCAGTGCTGATCGTTTCAATGGTTTGAATTCACTCATCGATCATGGTGATACCAAGAACGATTGGTTAAATCGCTGTCCCACCCTTGTCAGTGCCAGTCAGCGACTCTTAGAAGGAACAAGCGAACTTGACCGAATCGGACAACACCTACAAGTTCGTCGTGGCAGTTACTCACGGGACTGGCAGGAGGTTTTAGTCGCTGCTTCTGATGGCACATTTGCTCGCGATATACGCCTCCATCAATCCACGGGGCTCTCGGTCCTGGCCGCTGATGGCGATCATCGTTCAAGCGTTGGTCGTCGTTATGGCAGTACAGACCGGCCCGACGATCTCCTGCAATGGAACGTAGAAACCAGTGCAGCGGAAGTGTGTCAAAGCGCCGGAACAATGCTTCGCGCTGAATATGTCGATGCTGGTCAGATGCCAGTTGTTTTAGCCAATCGTTTTGGTGGCGTGATTTTTCATGAGGCTTGTGGACATTTGCTGGAAACCACTCAAATCGAACGTGGTACAACTCCGTTCGCCGATCAAGTTGGCTCACTGATTGCCCATCCATCCGTCACCGCTGTTGACGAGGGGCTAAGCGGAGGATCATTCGGCTCCTTATCGATGGATGACGAAGGAATGGAGCCCCAACGCACCGTCTTGATTAAGGACGGCGTTCTTCAGCGATTCATCAGCGATCGGGCAGGCGAACTCCGCACCGGTCATCAACGAACCGGTAGTGGTCGTCGACAAAGCCATGCATATGCAGCCGCAAGTCGAATGAGAAACACATTTATTGCAGCTGGCCCCCACAAACCGAAAGACCTACTTGCTTCCGTTGATCGTGGTTTGTATTGCAAGGCAATGGGAGGCGGGAGTGTTGGTCCAACTGGACAATTTAATTTCTCCGTCGAAGAGGGTTACCTAATTGAAGATGGTCAACTCACAAAACCTGTGAAAGGAGCAACACTCATTGGTGATGCAAAAGAGGTCATGCCGAGAATATCGATGTGTGCGGATGATCTTGAATTAGCTGCCGGTTTTTGTGGATCTGTGAGCGGAAGTGTATTCGTCACGGTTGGTCAACCCCACATCAAAGTTGACTCAATCACTGTTGGAGGCCGTTGATTATGGCTACGAATAACGGTCTTAATGCCTCCGAATTACGCGACTCCTTGCAAAAACTAGCGACACGTGAGGGGATTCGTTCTTGGGATCTCGGTGCCGCTTGCAGTGACGACTGTTCCGTCCAAGTCGATCGTGGTGAAGCCAAACAACTGAAGG carries:
- the ftsH gene encoding ATP-dependent zinc metalloprotease FtsH yields the protein MAPGSKQSTNSPANQQVAEPFFQKLWKKEEGVSYSTLIRDIDNKKIKQLDLVPAQREVRVLYDDGRKVSVPIFPNDDRILRAAESSDTPLTVVDGRREQANRDLAGTLFVVLLVVIGLSLLLRRSAQMANRALGFGRSKPRLKPQEDLQVRFEDVEGINDARQELEEVVTFLKQPETFIRLGAKIPRGVLLVGPPGTGKTLLAKAIAGEAGVPFFSMAASEFVEMFVGVGASRVRDLFRQAKEKAPCIVFIDEIDAVGRQRGAGIGGGNDEREQTLNQLLTEMDGFEENSGVILLAATNRADVLDAALTRPGRFDRRIDVGLPDRRGRAAILAVHARSRPLALAVNLEQWASRTPGFSGADLANLLNEAAILAARQNKTEIDDSHLEGALERITMGLSNRPLQDSAKKRLIAYHEIGHALVATLLPAANDVDKVTLLPRGGAGGYTRFMPDEEQLDSGLVTRSSCMADLVVALGGRAAEQVVFGPLEVTQGASGDLQMVAQLSREMVTRFGFSSLGPQALEGAGSEVFLGRDWFSQRPGYAETTGQAIDGQIRTLAKNALSQAVSLLESKRELMDQLVEALIEEETLSGERFRSLAELN
- the rpmF gene encoding 50S ribosomal protein L32 codes for the protein MAVPKKKTSKAKRNQRSATWKGKAAVAAQRAMSIGKSVLSGRAQGFVYPVSDTDEAEA
- a CDS encoding phosphoribulokinase → MDLDGRQLIPREDQRKLLDFLGIDDPDQWRRSWISPSINLGLDAWHPNSSADWLWSLGLPILSLARSQPARKELIGLSALPGCGKSSLGQWLETAAHNLGLSLQVISIDDFYFPADQLERSMKGNPWGVPRALPGSHDLQLLQRTLELWRKGQSIQCPRFDKALRNGRGDRSGWRACHADLLVLEGWFVGCPAGYEAERKEEGLEPPVTASELAYRKQTEEILRSYQPVWTELDQLWQLRATDHQSPQLWKRQQEDAMRTTRGSSLNGSELDGFIRMILSAIPSEIIQNIPADVVFEVDPGRDLTRIHLSRAS
- a CDS encoding DUF565 domain-containing protein produces the protein MSTLQRTRLAALQRTAGQQLKASFGGPWWRRSSRILLLLTGFFIGSNLTVHLDNATGARTFSAFFALLACELLVLIRRRYPLLDSLRLGFIYAVVLEAFKVGS
- a CDS encoding HAD-IA family hydrolase, whose product is MTALRAVFWDVDGTLADTEMEGHRPAFNQAFRDLGLPFHWNKELYAELLSIAGGIPRVAIYAKDQGINLTQDQLKRLRDVKREHYLSRVCEGHVQWRPGVLRLVNELHNGQIKQWIVTSSGGPSVQALLNQAQGVMPAFDGVVSSDDVATGKPNPDGYRLALKQSGLPSDCVVALEDSAAGLKAATAAGLSCVLTPSPWDRDLVGAIHLAAAVFDHLGDEHNPSLLQQGPPCLEGMLTLNYMKSLLLYSGS
- the recJ gene encoding single-stranded-DNA-specific exonuclease RecJ, yielding MVDPNPLPGLELPLPLRALLRRRGFRSVEEAKQFLIPTSLPEAELHFPDLKKATNRLVKACQNHETVAICGDYDADGMTSTALLLRALAPLGAAPRAAIPSRMEEGYGLNPSMVDRQHRDGVQILVTVDNGVAASAALQRAAELGMEVIVTDHHTIPDNPAPMTALIHPATTPNGSPYRGLAGVGLAYVLARAVAEQLNQPAAICSARDLFCVGTVADMAPLIGANRAWLLEGLGHLHHTECFGLQALQRLAGLGENPITAEDIGFQLAPRINAVGRLGEPRLVVDLLTASEPSSAMALARRCDDFNRQRRDLCDAIEAEAVALVEADSSDQLPSFLLLAQSHWHHGVIGIVAARLVERYHRPAALLAGDGEGLMRASVRSPRGFAVDQALNHCAKLLERFGGHPAAGGFTVRAENVHALHEQLCVQADSWLTQQGQGLPIQPDALLRLDEVNWDLWKALQSLAPFGIGHEVPLFWSRGCSVEEKRDLKGGHLALRLRQGETERRAIAWRWDPASHVPDHCDVAYRVSLNRWQGEQRLQLELKAIRIHSDSVMLQRGPRNYVAKQISSSEFTLTNSDGRSLQAAINDDNSLVSNDELANDARVSQLLEEAVLGLGLRP